From Patescibacteria group bacterium:
GGATATCAATTTGCTTACCGAGATGCACCATTGCCATTGCGGAACATTCTATATGCCAACCCGGGAAACCGGTTCCCCACGGGGAATCCCACTCTTGTTGACGTTTGTCTTCCGGTTTTGAAAATTTCCAGAGTGCAAAATCAGTTAGATGTTTTTTTTCCTTATTTTCCTCCACCCGAGCTCCAGATTTCAATCCTTTCACATCTATGTTACCCAGCTTGCCGTAGTCGGGAAATCTGGAAGTATCAAAATAAATACCGTCACTAGTCTCATAGGTATACGCCCGCTCCTCCAGTGTTTCAATAAGAGCTATCTGCTCCTTGATATAGTCACTTGCCTTTGGGAACTGTGTGTTTTCTGTTTTGATATTGAGCTTTACGAGTCCTTCAAAAAATACTTTCGTTGATTCTTTTACAATATCAACAACTCGTTTTTTTTCATTGCGCGCTTTTTTTTCAACCTTGTCTTCTCCCTCATCGGCATCTGAAGTCAGGTGACCAACATCGGTGATGTTTATTACCTGACGGAGGGTATACCCGTTATACTCGAGTGTGCGTCTCAGAATGTCCGTAAATACATACGGGCGGAAGTTCCCGATATGCGGATAGTCATAGACCGTAGGACCGCAGTTGTACATTCGTACCTGAGCGCCCTTCAACGGCTTAAAAACTTCTTTTTTTCCGGAGAGAGTGTTGAACAATGTCAAAGGAGCTTTTTTGACTTTCGATTTAAAAATACCTAGAAATGAAAAAAACTTCATCTATAACCACTTCTTATATTTAAAGAAAGAAAAGAAGGATATTGTAGCAATAGCCATAAAGCCTGTGATTATCCAAAAATCGTTTGCATGCCCAACAATCGGTAGATATATGGTGTTCATACCAAATATAGACGCAACCAGTGAAAGTGGAAAAGTTATAAACGCCATGATTGTGAGGATTTTCATGACCTCATTTTGCTTGGTTGAAACAAGGGAGTTGTTGGTTGCGCGAATCTCGGAAAGTGAGTCCATATTTGAATCTATGTCAGTTTGAATTTTATAGTACTCAACAATAATTGCTTTGAGTTGGTATGAAAAATCATCTCCAAACAGTTTCTTTCCAACTATTTCAAGAGATTCAAGAATTTCCTTATGAAGTCGTAGTGCTTGCTTAAAATTAAGCAAATCACGGCTTATATTGGAGAGATCAACGACCATTTCCCTTTCTTTTCCTTCAAATATATTTTTCTCCACTTCTCCAAGCGCATCATAGATATATTCGAGTTCATGTTCAAGAGCGCGATACAATTTTTGTATCATGTGAAAAAATAAAAATCCTGCGTGCTCGATGGTGGTGCCTTTGCTAAGTATTGAATTTGCATCAAACACTTTGGAAAACTTGTGCAAGGGATCAATGGTGTCGTACCTCGTTGTTATGAGAAAATCCTTTCCGATTATAAAATCAACCTCTTGATTTTGTTTATCTTCGTGTGAGTGTTTGAAAGCGGGGAAGTGAAGAATGAGATAAATAATCTTGTTGTCATAAAAAGCAACCTTCGGCTTCATTGTGGGAAGCAAAAGCTCTTCGGCAATACTAGGATGAAAAGCGTATTCTTCCATTACCTGCCTGACTTCTTCATTGGTTGGTGACTCAAGGTCTACCCATGTAATATTTTTGTGTGTATGTTTTGTAACCATATAAATATATTATATCATAGACAATAACTTTGTTTGACGCTACCGTTCCTATTTGCAATAATTGAGCGGTGCATGTCAATGTTTCCGCAAATGAATCAAAAACAAAAGACTTCTATTATAATTGGTTCTATCGCTATCGTCTTGGTAGCGTTTTTCTCTGGAGTATATATTGGAGTGGAAAACAGTGGGCAACTGGCAAATGTCCCACTATTTAGTGAAAGCAACTCAGGGGCTCCCGAAGGAGTTAATGTAAGCCCGCTTTGGAAAGCATGGTCAGTGCTTAACGCACGGTACGTGCCGACTTCAGAAGCAGACCCTGTTACTGAACAGGACAAACTCTGGGGGGCGATAGAGGGATTAGCCGCATCTTTTGGGGACCCCTACACTGTATTTCTTCCACCAGCCGATTCGGAGCTTTTTGCAGAAGATATAAGCGGCAACTTTGAGGGTGTCGGTATGGAAATAGGAATTCGAAATGCAATCATCACTATTATAGCCCCACTTCAAGGAACGCCTGCCAAAAGAGCGGGAGTCTTAAGTGGAGACCAAATTGTTAAAATTGACGGTAAATCTACGGATAGAATGACAGTAGATGCAGCAGTCAAGTTAATACGAGGAGAACGCGGGACAACCGTAAAACTCACCATTGCGCGAGAAGGAGAGAGTGAATTGCTTGATATTCCTATTGTTCGTGATGTTATAGAAATTCCCACCATTGATACTCAGCTGCGATCAGACGGGATTTTTGTCATAGAGTTATACAACTTCTCGGCCATAGCCCCCAATCTATTTAGGAGAGCGTTGCGTGAATTTGTAGAGTTGGGTGGCGATAAATTGATTGTGGATTTACGTGGCAATCCTGGGGGTTTTCTCGAGGCATCCGTTGATATCGCAAGTTGGTTTCTTCCCACAGGAAAAATCATTGTAACAGAGGACTTTGGCGGGAGTGATAAACCACGGATACATAGAAGTAAAGGATATGATATTTTCAACGATAATCTCAAACTAGTAATTCTAATAAACCAAGGGTCTGCATCTGCTTCTGAAATTGTTGCAGGTGCCCTCTCTGAGCATGGTATTGCGACACTGGTGGGAGACAACACATTTGGAAAAGGATCAGTGCAGGAATTGGTGAAAATCACTTCAGACACTTCGCTTAAGGTAACGATTGCGAGGTGGCTTACACCTGACAAAAATTCAATCTCAAATGGAGGGCTCACTCCTGATGTAAAGGTAGAGATAACTGCAGAGGACATTAAGGAAGGCAAAGACCCCCAACTTGAAAAGGCTGTGACATTGTTACTTAATATGTAAATGTAATAACACTCAATAACACTGTAGGTATGAAAGTAATCTTACTAGATGATGTGGCAAATATCGGACACCGATATGAAATAAAAAATGTCTCTGACGGCTATGCCGCTAATTTTTTATTACCACAAAAACTTGCCGAGGTTGCAACAGTTAGTAAAATCAAAGAACTGGAAAAGAAAAAAGAATTAATAGAGACAGAGCTCAAACAAAAAAGAGAGCTTGCAACCAAGAGCCTGACTGCACTCAATGGTGTGTCAATTGAAATGAAAGAAACAACCAATGACCAGGGGCATCTATTCAGGGGCATACATAAAGAAGATATTATAAAAGCATTGAAAGAGCAGAAGGGTATAGATTTGAATGAAAATACTATTGCACTTGAACAACCAATAAAGGAAATCGGAGAATTTGATATCAAAATAGAAGTAGAAGACAAATCTGCATTACTTAAACTCATAGTAACATCTAAAAATCCCACTTAAGTGGGATTTTTAGATGACATCGATAACTTTTTTGATAATCGTTTTGCCGTTGAAGTGAATTTTTCTCTTGTTTCTAAATTGTACCACCCCATCTTTGAGAGCAAAGAGAGTGTGGTCTTTCCCCACACTGACATTTTTGCCTGGCATAATTTTGGTACCACGCTGACGCACTAATATAAAACCAGCTTTCGCTTTTTCTCCCGAATAGAGTTTTGTTCCTAAATATTTTGGGTTTGAGTCTCGTAGGTTTTTAGCTGAACCTCCAGCTTTTCTATGCGCCATAATTGTTTACGAGCACAGCGAGTAACTACAATTATGAGCGTCCCGCTGTACTTTTGTTGTTGTATTACTCCGCAACGCGCGTGTGCGAATAGCACATCCCTTGTTGGGCGAAGCGTGTTGCTGTATTTTTGCAAAGCATGTAGTGTGTAAGCACTATCTTCAAATATGTTTTACAAAAGTACGGCAGGGAGCCATACAATTTAATTTTAGTAACGCTATGAATATACCCGAGATTATACAAAAAGGCAAGACACTGATTACCCCTGATGTCTATATAGTTACTATTATAGTCCTTGTTGGATTTGCAGGTTTTGGTCTCGGAAGACTCTCTAAGGTGGAGGAGGTGCGGGTGCCAGTAGCGATTATAAATTCTCAAACACTGACTGGCAGTGCAATATCAGCAATAAATGAAAGCACGGGGGGAATATTTGTAGCTTCAAAAAACGGTACAAAATACCACTTTCCATGGTGCTCCGGTGCACAGAGAATGAAAGAGAGCAACAAAATCTGGTTTTCATCTAAAGAAGAAGCTATACGGGCGGGATATACTCCCGCACTTAATTGCAAGGGATTGTAATTAGCTTTCTGGCTCATAGCTTATTAGAGAATAGGATTTGTACAAAAAAACCTCCCAGCTTAGGTGTCCAACACCTAAGCTGGGAGTTCCGTGATAGGGATTCTTCTTTATTATTAACACTTTCTCCTTTATACTGACTATCATGATAATTGTAGATGTAGAGGCGTCGGGTACCGATTATAATAAACACTCAATCGTGAGCATTGGCGCACTTGATTTTGATAATCCGGAAAATAAATTTTATGAGGAGTGCAAAATATGGGACGGAGCACACATTATGGACGAGGCACTTTTAGTTAATGGTTTTACAGAAGAAGAAATCAAAGATCCGAATAAAAAAACCGAGGGGCAGATTACTGATACATTTCTACAGTGGGCAATGGCTCTTCCAGAGCATACAATTGGAGGGCAAAATCCTTCTTTTGATAGGGATTTTATAAAAGCGGCAGCTGAAAGAGAGCATTTGAACTGGCAGTTGGCATATCGAACCATAGACACACATACACTCGCGCATATGCACATGGTGAAAAGAGGAATTACACCTCCGGTTGCAAACAAACGCTCGGCACTCAATCTTGACGCAGTGCTCAACTATGTCGGTATTCCAAAAGAACCGGAGCCTCACAACGCACTGACTGGAGCGCTCTGCCATGCAGAAATCATAGCGCGACTGCTCCACGACAAACAACTTTTGGAAGAATTTAAACAGTATTCAATTCCGTGGCAAAAATAATCAGATTTTAAGCAACGTTATGCACAGAACATTTTTCTAGTTTGGCATATTCCACTATATAATTAGCGCATACAACTAATATATATGCGGTAGTAAGGACGCAATAGTTGATCGCTTTTAGCGCTTGTTTTTTAGCTGGAAGTTTAAGTATTTGTTTAAACAACGATGGTCAGTTTTTCACTAGTAGAGAAAATTAGAGGCGCAGCAGAAGCTGATAAAGCTGTAGGGCGGAAAATATACACCATTTTCAGTGCTCTAGGAGACACAAACAGATTTTTACTTTTCAAATTCCTCCTTAAAGGATTCGGTAATCTTTTCCTGAATTCTTTGCCGGCACTCGGCATTAATCGGATGGGCAATATCGGCGTGCAGCTTCATTCTGCCCTTGGCGTCTTTCTTTGCGTTC
This genomic window contains:
- a CDS encoding S41 family peptidase, which codes for MNQKQKTSIIIGSIAIVLVAFFSGVYIGVENSGQLANVPLFSESNSGAPEGVNVSPLWKAWSVLNARYVPTSEADPVTEQDKLWGAIEGLAASFGDPYTVFLPPADSELFAEDISGNFEGVGMEIGIRNAIITIIAPLQGTPAKRAGVLSGDQIVKIDGKSTDRMTVDAAVKLIRGERGTTVKLTIAREGESELLDIPIVRDVIEIPTIDTQLRSDGIFVIELYNFSAIAPNLFRRALREFVELGGDKLIVDLRGNPGGFLEASVDIASWFLPTGKIIVTEDFGGSDKPRIHRSKGYDIFNDNLKLVILINQGSASASEIVAGALSEHGIATLVGDNTFGKGSVQELVKITSDTSLKVTIARWLTPDKNSISNGGLTPDVKVEITAEDIKEGKDPQLEKAVTLLLNM
- the rplI gene encoding 50S ribosomal protein L9, with the protein product MKVILLDDVANIGHRYEIKNVSDGYAANFLLPQKLAEVATVSKIKELEKKKELIETELKQKRELATKSLTALNGVSIEMKETTNDQGHLFRGIHKEDIIKALKEQKGIDLNENTIALEQPIKEIGEFDIKIEVEDKSALLKLIVTSKNPT
- a CDS encoding 3'-5' exonuclease: MIIVDVEASGTDYNKHSIVSIGALDFDNPENKFYEECKIWDGAHIMDEALLVNGFTEEEIKDPNKKTEGQITDTFLQWAMALPEHTIGGQNPSFDRDFIKAAAEREHLNWQLAYRTIDTHTLAHMHMVKRGITPPVANKRSALNLDAVLNYVGIPKEPEPHNALTGALCHAEIIARLLHDKQLLEEFKQYSIPWQK
- a CDS encoding cysteine--tRNA ligase, which gives rise to MKFFSFLGIFKSKVKKAPLTLFNTLSGKKEVFKPLKGAQVRMYNCGPTVYDYPHIGNFRPYVFTDILRRTLEYNGYTLRQVINITDVGHLTSDADEGEDKVEKKARNEKKRVVDIVKESTKVFFEGLVKLNIKTENTQFPKASDYIKEQIALIETLEERAYTYETSDGIYFDTSRFPDYGKLGNIDVKGLKSGARVEENKEKKHLTDFALWKFSKPEDKRQQEWDSPWGTGFPGWHIECSAMAMVHLGKQIDIHTGGIDHIPIHHNNEIAQTESITQKQFSQFWVHNEFVTIEGQKIAKSLGNVILIKDVEERGFSPLSVRYWMLGAHYKTPINFTWEALEGAQTALFKLHRYFSEEWGNTDGIIAASYRSRFSSFINDDLNTPKAIALIWKLVHDENVPQEDKKATLLHFDTVLGLGFSESKQGTLDLLSQYQKNLSNEDTPKKIQNLLKKREIARNEKEWEKADQLRQKIEAGGYKVEDTDGGSKVRKV
- the rpmA gene encoding 50S ribosomal protein L27 — translated: MAHRKAGGSAKNLRDSNPKYLGTKLYSGEKAKAGFILVRQRGTKIMPGKNVSVGKDHTLFALKDGVVQFRNKRKIHFNGKTIIKKVIDVI
- a CDS encoding septation protein SpoVG family protein, translated to MRVLLSIRSKNGGKRQLLDCGCDPENAKKDAKGRMKLHADIAHPINAECRQRIQEKITESFKEEFEK